One window of Flavobacteriales bacterium genomic DNA carries:
- a CDS encoding 50S ribosomal protein L11 methyltransferase — AILAEKKGAQRVLATDIEDFIVDNARSNVRHNACVNIRVDKADLTEMKPGEYGLILANINLNTLTQNLSVIRSLAAEGADIVLSGFYNTDAHGLIMQSESDGMRLVHKKTHDNWSALRFKYSASH; from the coding sequence TGGCCATTCTAGCTGAGAAGAAAGGTGCGCAAAGAGTCCTGGCAACCGATATAGAAGACTTCATCGTGGACAATGCGCGATCGAATGTGCGGCATAATGCTTGTGTGAATATTCGTGTGGATAAAGCCGATCTGACCGAAATGAAGCCCGGTGAGTACGGACTTATCTTAGCTAACATCAATCTCAACACGCTGACGCAGAACCTTTCGGTCATTCGATCATTGGCCGCAGAAGGTGCTGACATTGTATTGAGTGGATTCTATAATACTGATGCACACGGCCTTATCATGCAATCCGAGTCTGATGGAATGCGTTTGGTGCATAAGAAAACACATGACAATTGGTCGGCTCTAAGATTCAAATATTCCGCCTCGCATTAG